A stretch of the Mycobacterium shigaense genome encodes the following:
- a CDS encoding AAA family ATPase: protein MKLHRLVLTNYRGIAHREIEFPDHGVVVVCGANEIGKSSMIEALDLLLESRDRSTKKEVKQAKPTNSDVGSEVTAEISCGAYRFIYRKRFHKRPETELTVLTPRREQLTGDEAHERVRSMLAETVDNDLWHAQRVLQATSTAAVDLSGCDALSRALDVAAGDVAALTGTEPLLIERIDSEYARYFTPTGRPTGEWAAAISRLADAESVLAERVAAVAEVDERVRRHAELTDQVAELAQLRLAAEPRLVAAQTAADKIEELARQAREAELVAAAAAATSTAATSAHNGRLRLLTEIDSRTTTVTTAEAEAREAAEAREAAQEEAEASRAAVAESLSALAERQRHAESARRTVNHIAERDEIDRLSARLARIEAVRGDHDRVCAELAAVVLSEELMQRIEKAAAAVDRAGDQLALISTTVEFTAAADIELALGEHRVSLAAGQSWSTTVTGTTAVEVPGVLSARITPATTALDVQGKYAAAQEELALGLSAGQVADLEAARAEDRRRRELQGSRDQLSATLSGLSGGEQLDEIRTRLARLRADQPAEAGLLPDITAARAELDAAEAARVAAEAECDADRQAAANAESRLSAIFTRATVLKSEAATQRAELDRATAQLAQERALAADEQLALSANAEAQAAAAAERRAAELTEALAAATPDTVTAELAEATEAVESLRDRYEEAAAALREVSIELSVFGGEGRQGKLDAAEIEREHAASAHSRVGGRARAAQLLRSVMARHRDSTRLRYVEPYRTELQRLGRPVFGPTFEVDVDSDLCIRSRTLAGVTVPYESLSGGAKEQLGILARLAGAALVAKEDAVPVVVDDALGFTDPDRLAKMGEVFDTVGAHGQVIVLTCSPDRYDGVRGAHRIDLRV from the coding sequence GTGAAGCTACACCGGTTGGTGTTGACCAACTATCGCGGTATCGCCCACCGGGAGATCGAATTTCCCGACCACGGCGTCGTGGTGGTGTGCGGTGCCAACGAGATCGGCAAGTCGTCGATGATCGAGGCACTGGACCTGCTGCTGGAGTCGAGGGACCGCTCGACGAAGAAGGAAGTCAAGCAGGCCAAACCCACCAACAGCGATGTCGGCTCCGAGGTCACCGCTGAAATCAGCTGCGGCGCATACCGTTTCATCTACCGGAAGCGCTTCCACAAAAGGCCCGAGACGGAGTTGACGGTGCTGACGCCGCGCCGCGAACAGCTCACCGGCGATGAAGCCCACGAACGGGTGCGGTCCATGCTGGCCGAGACGGTCGACAACGACCTCTGGCATGCCCAGCGGGTGCTGCAGGCCACGTCGACAGCTGCCGTGGATCTGTCCGGATGCGATGCGCTGTCGCGCGCGCTCGACGTGGCGGCCGGTGACGTCGCCGCGCTGACCGGCACCGAGCCGTTGCTCATCGAGCGAATCGATTCCGAGTACGCGCGTTACTTCACCCCCACCGGGCGCCCCACCGGGGAATGGGCCGCGGCGATCTCGCGATTGGCCGACGCCGAGTCGGTGCTGGCCGAGCGTGTGGCTGCCGTCGCCGAGGTCGACGAGCGGGTGCGCCGGCATGCCGAACTGACCGATCAGGTGGCCGAGCTTGCACAGCTGCGGCTGGCCGCCGAGCCCCGGCTCGTCGCCGCGCAAACCGCCGCCGACAAGATCGAGGAACTCGCCCGTCAGGCACGCGAAGCCGAGCTCGTCGCGGCCGCCGCGGCGGCGACGAGCACCGCGGCGACAAGCGCACACAACGGTCGCCTGCGTCTTCTCACCGAAATCGACTCCCGTACAACCACTGTCACCACAGCCGAGGCTGAGGCCCGGGAGGCTGCCGAGGCTCGCGAGGCGGCACAGGAAGAGGCTGAAGCGTCCCGCGCCGCGGTGGCCGAATCGCTGTCCGCCCTCGCCGAGCGGCAACGTCATGCCGAATCCGCGCGGCGCACCGTCAACCACATCGCCGAACGTGACGAGATCGACCGGTTGAGCGCGCGGCTCGCCAGAATCGAGGCCGTCCGGGGTGACCACGACAGGGTCTGCGCCGAGCTCGCCGCCGTGGTGCTGAGCGAAGAGCTCATGCAGCGAATCGAGAAGGCCGCCGCCGCAGTCGATCGCGCCGGGGATCAGCTGGCACTGATCTCGACCACTGTGGAGTTCACCGCGGCCGCCGACATCGAACTCGCCCTCGGCGAGCATCGGGTTTCGCTGGCAGCGGGGCAGAGCTGGTCGACCACCGTCACGGGCACCACCGCAGTCGAGGTTCCCGGTGTTCTGTCCGCCCGGATCACCCCGGCGACGACGGCGCTGGATGTTCAGGGGAAATATGCTGCAGCACAAGAAGAGCTCGCCTTGGGCCTGTCGGCAGGCCAGGTCGCGGACCTCGAAGCGGCGCGGGCCGAGGACCGGCGCCGGCGCGAGTTGCAAGGAAGCCGAGACCAATTGAGTGCGACGTTGTCCGGCCTGTCTGGTGGCGAACAGCTGGACGAGATCCGGACCCGCCTGGCGCGGCTGCGGGCCGATCAGCCGGCCGAAGCCGGTCTGCTGCCGGATATCACCGCCGCCCGTGCCGAGCTCGACGCCGCGGAGGCGGCGCGCGTGGCGGCCGAGGCCGAATGCGACGCCGATCGGCAGGCCGCGGCGAACGCCGAGTCGCGCCTGTCCGCGATATTTACCCGGGCAACGGTATTGAAGAGCGAAGCGGCCACTCAGCGAGCCGAACTCGACAGGGCCACTGCGCAACTCGCCCAGGAGCGCGCGTTGGCCGCCGACGAACAGCTGGCATTGTCGGCGAATGCCGAGGCCCAGGCCGCAGCGGCGGCGGAGCGGCGGGCCGCCGAGCTGACTGAAGCCCTAGCCGCCGCGACGCCGGACACGGTGACCGCCGAGTTGGCGGAGGCCACCGAGGCGGTCGAGTCGCTGCGCGACCGCTACGAAGAAGCCGCCGCCGCGCTGCGTGAGGTCAGCATCGAGCTGTCGGTCTTCGGCGGCGAGGGCCGCCAGGGCAAGCTCGACGCCGCGGAGATAGAACGCGAGCACGCCGCCAGCGCCCACTCCCGGGTCGGCGGACGCGCCCGCGCCGCGCAACTGTTGAGATCGGTGATGGCACGCCACCGCGACAGCACCCGGCTGCGTTACGTCGAGCCGTACCGCACCGAACTGCAGCGCCTCGGTCGCCCGGTATTCGGGCCCACGTTCGAGGTCGACGTCGACAGCGATCTGTGCATCCGCAGCCGCACCCTGGCCGGCGTCACCGTGCCCTACGAGTCGCTGTCGGGTGGAGCCAAGGAACAGCTCGGCATCCTGGCCCGACTGGCCGGCGCCGCGCTGGTCGCCAAGGAGGACGCCGTGCCGGTCGTGGTCGACGACGCG
- a CDS encoding metallophosphoesterase family protein produces MRFLHTADWQLGMTRHFLAGDAQPRYSAARRDAVAGLGALAAEVGAEFVVVAGDVFEHNQLAPQVIGQSLEAMRAIGIPVYLLPGNHDPLDASSVYTSALFTAERPDNVHVLDRAGIHEVRPGLEIVSAPWRSKAPTTDLVADVLEDLEPGPAIRVLVAHGGVDVLDPDRDKPSLIRRAQLDDALARGAVHYVALGDKHSLTQVGDTGRVWYSGSPEVTNFDDVESDPGHILVVDIDDGDPRATVSVTARHVGRWRFVTLHRQVDDSRDIADLDMNLDLMTDKDRTVVRLALTGSLSVTDRAALDACLDRYARLFAHLGLWERHTDLAVIPADGEFTDLGIGGFAAAAVDELVTTAREGDTESAVDAQAALALLLRLTDRGAA; encoded by the coding sequence ATGCGATTCCTGCACACCGCCGACTGGCAGCTGGGCATGACCCGACACTTCCTCGCCGGCGATGCCCAGCCGCGGTATTCGGCTGCGCGGCGGGACGCCGTGGCCGGCCTGGGCGCGCTGGCTGCCGAGGTGGGCGCGGAGTTCGTCGTCGTGGCCGGCGATGTCTTCGAACACAACCAGCTTGCCCCACAGGTGATCGGCCAGTCGCTGGAAGCCATGCGCGCCATCGGCATTCCCGTCTACCTGCTGCCGGGCAATCACGATCCGTTGGACGCGTCGTCGGTGTACACCAGCGCGCTGTTCACCGCCGAACGTCCCGACAACGTTCACGTGCTGGATCGGGCCGGGATTCACGAGGTGCGGCCGGGACTCGAGATCGTCTCCGCGCCGTGGCGATCCAAGGCCCCGACCACCGACCTGGTGGCCGACGTTCTCGAAGACCTCGAACCAGGCCCGGCCATCCGGGTTCTGGTCGCCCACGGCGGCGTCGACGTCCTCGACCCCGATCGCGACAAGCCGTCGCTCATCCGGCGGGCGCAACTCGATGACGCGCTGGCCCGCGGCGCGGTGCACTATGTCGCACTCGGCGACAAGCATTCGCTCACCCAGGTCGGCGACACCGGTCGGGTCTGGTACTCCGGTTCACCGGAGGTCACCAATTTCGACGACGTCGAATCCGACCCCGGCCACATATTGGTAGTCGACATCGACGACGGCGACCCGCGTGCCACCGTCTCCGTGACGGCACGGCACGTGGGCCGCTGGCGGTTCGTCACCCTGCACCGGCAGGTCGACGACAGCCGCGACATCGCGGACCTCGACATGAATCTCGATTTGATGACCGACAAGGACCGCACGGTGGTGCGGCTGGCACTGACGGGTTCGCTGTCGGTCACCGACCGCGCGGCGCTGGACGCGTGCCTGGATCGGTACGCGCGGCTGTTCGCTCACCTCGGCCTGTGGGAACGCCACACGGATCTCGCGGTGATTCCGGCCGACGGCGAATTCACCGACCTCGGCATCGGAGGGTTCGCCGCGGCGGCCGTCGACGAGCTGGTCACCACCGCGCGCGAGGGTGACACGGAATCCGCCGTCGACGCGCAGGCGGCGCTGGCGCTGCTGTTGCGGTTGACCGATCGCGGTGCGGCGTGA
- a CDS encoding SixA phosphatase family protein, whose product MRHAKSAYPPDVFDHERPLAPRGIREAGLAGDWLRANAPRIDAVLCSTATRTRQTLAEAGIDAPVQYRERLYGAAPGTMIDEINGVADEVATLLVVGHEPTLSEVTLGLAGANGTDAEALQRLSEKFPTSAIAVFTVTGGWAGVELGSAALVEFHVPR is encoded by the coding sequence ATGCGGCATGCGAAATCCGCGTACCCGCCCGACGTTTTCGACCACGAGCGCCCGCTGGCGCCTCGCGGCATTCGGGAAGCCGGGCTGGCCGGTGATTGGCTGCGCGCCAACGCGCCCCGCATCGACGCTGTGCTGTGCTCCACGGCCACGCGCACGCGGCAGACCCTGGCCGAGGCCGGCATTGACGCCCCGGTGCAATACCGCGAGCGCCTCTACGGCGCTGCCCCCGGGACGATGATCGACGAAATCAACGGAGTCGCCGACGAAGTCGCCACCTTGCTGGTAGTCGGGCACGAACCGACGCTGTCGGAGGTCACCCTGGGGCTGGCGGGGGCCAACGGCACCGATGCCGAAGCATTGCAACGCCTTTCGGAGAAGTTCCCGACGTCGGCGATCGCGGTGTTCACGGTGACCGGCGGCTGGGCTGGCGTGGAACTCGGCAGCGCCGCGCTAGTCGAGTTCCACGTCCCGCGCTGA
- a CDS encoding DUF3558 domain-containing protein, producing MTWRGARCAAAVITALAVLTGCSESIGGKAVKAGGNVPRNNNSQQQYPNLLKECEVLTSDILAKTVGADPLDIQSTFVGAICRWQAANPAGLIDITRFWFEQGSLSEERKVADFLKYKVEQRAIAGVASIVMRTDDPNGACGVASDAAGVVGWWVNPQAPGIDACAQALKLMELTLSTNS from the coding sequence ATGACGTGGCGTGGTGCGCGCTGTGCGGCCGCGGTGATCACCGCGCTGGCGGTGCTGACCGGTTGTTCGGAATCCATTGGCGGCAAGGCGGTCAAGGCCGGTGGCAACGTCCCGCGCAACAACAACTCGCAGCAGCAGTATCCGAACCTGCTCAAGGAATGCGAAGTCCTGACCAGTGACATCCTGGCCAAGACCGTGGGCGCCGATCCACTGGACATCCAGAGCACGTTCGTCGGTGCGATCTGTCGGTGGCAGGCGGCCAACCCCGCCGGGCTGATCGACATCACCCGGTTCTGGTTCGAGCAGGGCAGCCTGAGCGAGGAGCGCAAGGTCGCCGACTTCCTGAAGTACAAGGTCGAGCAGCGCGCCATCGCGGGCGTGGCGTCCATCGTGATGCGCACCGACGACCCGAACGGTGCCTGCGGCGTGGCCAGCGACGCGGCGGGCGTGGTCGGCTGGTGGGTCAATCCCCAGGCCCCGGGCATCGACGCGTGCGCGCAGGCCCTCAAGCTCATGGAGCTGACGCTGTCCACCAACTCCTAG
- a CDS encoding DUF3558 domain-containing protein: MRRNRLALALAALATILVLAGCSSSGDNKPGATTSAAPGDSEGHHGPMFPQCGGINDQTVAQLTKVSGLNNTARNSVGCQWLAGGGILGPHFSFSWYRGSPIGRERKTEELSRASVDDININGHSGFIAVGNEPNLGDSLCEVGIQFQDDFIEWSISFSQKPFPPPCDIAKELARQSIANSK, translated from the coding sequence GTGCGGCGTAACCGACTGGCGCTGGCCCTCGCGGCGTTGGCCACGATTTTGGTCCTTGCCGGCTGCTCGAGTTCCGGTGACAACAAGCCCGGAGCGACGACGTCGGCGGCGCCCGGCGATTCCGAGGGCCACCACGGACCGATGTTCCCGCAATGTGGCGGCATCAACGATCAGACGGTGGCGCAACTGACCAAGGTGTCGGGGCTGAACAACACCGCCCGCAACTCCGTCGGATGCCAGTGGCTGGCTGGCGGTGGCATCCTCGGCCCGCACTTCTCGTTTTCCTGGTATCGCGGCAGCCCCATCGGACGGGAACGCAAGACCGAGGAACTATCGCGCGCCAGCGTCGACGACATCAACATCAACGGGCACAGCGGCTTCATCGCGGTCGGAAACGAGCCCAACCTGGGTGACTCGCTGTGCGAGGTTGGGATCCAGTTCCAGGACGACTTCATCGAATGGTCGATCAGCTTCAGCCAGAAGCCGTTCCCGCCTCCGTGCGATATCGCCAAAGAGCTGGCCCGCCAGTCGATTGCGAATTCGAAATGA